From Thalassospiraceae bacterium LMO-JJ14:
ATGAGCCTGAGTATTCGGCACGCGGCGTCGCCGTCGGCATGTTCTGGGCGCTGACGCCGCTCGTCGGTATCCAGATGTATCTATGTCTGGTGACGTGGTTTATCGCAAAACCGGCGAGAAAATTCCGCTTCAGCCTCGTCATTGCCTGCGCCTGGACATGGGTCACCAACGTTTTCACCATGCTGCCGGTCTATTACATGTTCTATGCGACCGGGCAGATTATGCGCGGCGACTGGCATAATATCACCGGATACGAAACCTTTCTCAGTTCCTGGGACGAAGCTTTCGCCGATGGTGGCGGATTCTGGCAGGTTACCCTGGATCTGATGGGATTGTTGGCAAAAGAACTGGGCTTGTCCATGGGCATCGGCTGCCTGCCTTATGCCATTATCGGCAGCTGGCTCAGTTACAAGCTATCGCTCAAATACATACGCCGGCGGCGGCGCAGAAATAAAGAAAGATGGATCAAGGAACACGCCGCGAAACCGGCGCAAAACATGGCCGGCAATCAAACCGACTGATCCGGCAATTCAAAGCAGGCCTAGCGACTTAAAGGATTGGTGCCCGGTTTTCGAGACAATGATGTGGTCGTGCAGCTGGATGCCAAGCCGTTCCGCCGTATCCTTGATCTCCCGTGTCATATCGATATCGCCCCTTGATGGCTCCGGGTCGCCGGACGGATGATTGTGCAGCATGATGATGGCGCTGGCACCCAGTTGCAGGGCACGCTTCACGACCTCGCGCGGATAGACGGGTGTGTGATCGATGGTCCCGCGCTGCTGTTCCTCGTCGGCGATCAGGATATTTTTGCGGTTCAGGAACAATATCCGGAAATGCTCCCGTTCGGCTCGGCCAAGCCGCATCCTGCAATATTCAATCAGCCTGTCCCAACTCGACAAAACCGGGCTGTTTATTACGGATTCCTGACCCAGACGCTGCGCCGCAGCCTCGACAACCTTGAGCGCCGCAATAGCAGCTTCGCCCATACCCTGCACTTCCATCAGCGCTTCCGAAGGTGCGCCAATGGTGTCGGCAAAACCGCCAAAACGCTTTATCAGCCGCTTGGCCAGCGGCTTGACATCGCCACGGGGAATTGCCGCAAAGAGCACCATTTCAAGGAGCTCGTAATCGGGCATCGTTTCGCCGCCCGCAGCGAGAAACCGGGTTCGCAGACGTTGACGGTGGCCGGCATGTTCGCTGCTGCGCACTGCCGCCGTCATGGGATCAGACCTTATATGGCGGGCAATCCAGCCCGCTCGGTGACAGGGTGAAGATCTCATAGCCGTCTTTAGTCACCGCGAGCGAATGTTCGAATTGCGCGGACAGTGAGCGGTCCTTGGTTACCGCCGTCCAGCCATCGGCAAGGATTTTTACGTCCAGCTTGCCCGCATTGATCATCGGTTCGATGGTGAAAAACATGCCTTCACGCAGGATTTCCCCTTCTCCAGGACGGCCGAAGTGCATGATATTCGGCGCATCGTGAAATACCCGCCCAAGACCGTGACCGCAGAAGTCCCGCACCACCGAATAGCGTTTCTTTTCGGCATACGACTGAATGGCATGGCCGATGTCGCCAAGCGTGGCCCCCGGGCGCACCACTTCAATGCCGCGCCACAGGCACTCAAAGGTGGTTTCGACCAGCTTTTGTGCCTTCAGCCCGGGCTTACCGACATAAAACATGCGGCTTGTGTCACCGAACCAACCGTCGAGGATTACGGTGACGTCGATATTGATGATATCGCCGTCGATCAGAACCTTTTCGCCCGGAATA
This genomic window contains:
- a CDS encoding DUF2062 domain-containing protein, with the translated sequence MTSVDRVKRGFLDRMGRLSRLKLLIPLRRSPHEPEYSARGVAVGMFWALTPLVGIQMYLCLVTWFIAKPARKFRFSLVIACAWTWVTNVFTMLPVYYMFYATGQIMRGDWHNITGYETFLSSWDEAFADGGGFWQVTLDLMGLLAKELGLSMGIGCLPYAIIGSWLSYKLSLKYIRRRRRRNKERWIKEHAAKPAQNMAGNQTD
- the radC gene encoding DNA repair protein RadC, coding for MTAAVRSSEHAGHRQRLRTRFLAAGGETMPDYELLEMVLFAAIPRGDVKPLAKRLIKRFGGFADTIGAPSEALMEVQGMGEAAIAALKVVEAAAQRLGQESVINSPVLSSWDRLIEYCRMRLGRAEREHFRILFLNRKNILIADEEQQRGTIDHTPVYPREVVKRALQLGASAIIMLHNHPSGDPEPSRGDIDMTREIKDTAERLGIQLHDHIIVSKTGHQSFKSLGLL
- the map gene encoding type I methionyl aminopeptidase produces the protein MNDQAVKVPSRDGRYIKIHDEVGFEGMRKAGLLAAECLDFITPYVKPSVSTDELNLLCHDWTLERDAIPAPLNYRGFPKSICTSVNHVVCHGIPGEKVLIDGDIINIDVTVILDGWFGDTSRMFYVGKPGLKAQKLVETTFECLWRGIEVVRPGATLGDIGHAIQSYAEKKRYSVVRDFCGHGLGRVFHDAPNIMHFGRPGEGEILREGMFFTIEPMINAGKLDVKILADGWTAVTKDRSLSAQFEHSLAVTKDGYEIFTLSPSGLDCPPYKV